One Coleofasciculus sp. FACHB-T130 genomic region harbors:
- the ntrB gene encoding nitrate ABC transporter permease — protein sequence MTARTENRLSSNNPQKLIGTFFQKKLKHIVPPLLALTAFMILWQILCPPGSKGLPGPIQVLRETWNPYIINPFFDNGGTDKGLALQIFASLQRVAIGFSLSTLVGIGLGILIGTNQFTYRALDPLFQVLRTIPPLAWLPISLAAFQQSNPSAIFVIFITSIWPIIINTTVGVQQIPQDYRNVARVLRLSKQKYFFKILFPAAVPYIFTGLRIGIGLSWLAIVAAEMLVGGVGIGFFIWDAYNNSLLSQIILALVYVGVVGLLLDRLVGFVASKVVPEEQK from the coding sequence ATGACCGCTAGAACTGAGAATCGCCTTTCAAGTAATAATCCCCAGAAATTAATCGGAACCTTCTTTCAGAAGAAACTTAAACATATTGTGCCACCGCTGCTAGCACTTACAGCTTTTATGATCCTTTGGCAAATCCTCTGCCCTCCGGGTTCTAAAGGTTTGCCAGGGCCAATCCAAGTACTAAGAGAAACTTGGAATCCCTATATTATCAATCCATTTTTTGATAATGGCGGTACGGATAAAGGCTTGGCGTTGCAAATTTTCGCCAGTTTACAACGGGTAGCGATTGGCTTCTCTCTGTCTACCTTAGTTGGGATTGGGTTGGGGATTTTGATTGGTACCAATCAGTTTACTTACCGCGCTTTAGACCCCCTCTTTCAGGTTCTGCGTACCATTCCCCCTCTGGCATGGCTACCGATTTCTCTGGCAGCATTTCAACAAAGTAATCCCTCAGCTATTTTCGTGATTTTTATCACGTCGATATGGCCCATTATTATTAACACCACAGTGGGAGTACAGCAAATTCCTCAAGATTACCGAAACGTTGCCAGAGTGTTGCGGCTTTCTAAGCAGAAGTATTTCTTTAAGATTCTCTTTCCCGCAGCGGTTCCTTATATCTTTACTGGACTGAGGATTGGTATTGGTTTGTCTTGGCTGGCAATTGTTGCGGCTGAAATGCTAGTCGGCGGCGTGGGAATTGGTTTCTTCATCTGGGACGCTTACAACAACTCTTTACTGAGCCAAATTATTCTCGCACTTGTGTATGTCGGTGTTGTTGGTTTGCTGCTAGATAGGCTAGTAGGCTTCGTCGCCTCCAAAGTTGTACCAGAGGAACAGAAGTAA
- a CDS encoding CmpA/NrtA family ABC transporter substrate-binding protein: MSRVSRRQFIITAGAATAGSLLAHGCSSGPTDSAKSASKSSPVATSTAANAPKVETTTAKLGFIALTDSAPLVVAQEKGLFAKYGMTEVEVVKQASWPVTRDNLELGTAGNAGGIDGAHILSPMPYFMSLGQTKNKQPVPMYILARLNTNGQAISVANTYKESKVGLDSKGLKEAFAKAGGKNDFKAAITYPGGTHDLWMRYWLAAGGIDPNKDISTVPVPPPQMVANMKTGNMEAFCVGEPWNAQLVNQGQGYTALVTGELWKDHPEKAFAMRADWVDKNPNSAKALLMAIQEAQQWCDKAENKEEMCQIVSQAKWFKVPAKDIIERSKGNIDYGDGRPVVQNSPLLMKFWSDNASYPYKSHDTWFLTENIRWGNIPADTNVKELVDKVNREDLWKEAAKALGVPASEIPTSSSRGVETFFDGVKFDPEKPEEYLKSLKIKKA, encoded by the coding sequence ATGAGCAGAGTTTCTAGACGGCAATTTATCATTACAGCAGGCGCAGCCACAGCCGGAAGCTTGCTAGCTCATGGCTGTAGTTCCGGCCCGACCGATAGCGCCAAGTCCGCTTCAAAATCCTCCCCCGTTGCCACCAGCACGGCAGCCAACGCGCCGAAAGTAGAAACAACCACCGCCAAGCTAGGATTTATTGCTCTAACGGATTCCGCGCCCCTAGTTGTAGCCCAGGAAAAAGGGTTGTTTGCCAAATACGGCATGACAGAGGTTGAGGTTGTCAAGCAAGCTTCCTGGCCCGTCACCCGCGATAACTTGGAGCTAGGCACAGCCGGTAACGCCGGTGGGATTGATGGGGCGCATATTTTATCCCCCATGCCTTACTTTATGAGCTTGGGACAAACCAAGAACAAGCAGCCAGTGCCGATGTACATCCTGGCGCGGTTAAATACCAATGGTCAAGCAATTTCTGTTGCCAATACTTACAAAGAATCCAAAGTTGGCTTAGACAGCAAAGGACTCAAAGAAGCCTTTGCCAAAGCTGGGGGCAAAAATGACTTCAAGGCAGCTATTACCTATCCTGGTGGTACCCACGACCTCTGGATGCGCTACTGGTTAGCAGCAGGCGGCATCGATCCAAACAAGGATATTTCTACAGTCCCCGTACCACCGCCTCAGATGGTAGCGAATATGAAAACGGGCAACATGGAAGCCTTCTGTGTAGGCGAACCGTGGAACGCCCAGCTGGTGAACCAAGGGCAGGGTTACACCGCCTTGGTAACGGGAGAACTGTGGAAAGACCATCCCGAAAAAGCTTTTGCGATGCGGGCTGATTGGGTAGATAAAAATCCCAATTCTGCCAAAGCGCTGCTAATGGCAATCCAAGAAGCCCAGCAGTGGTGCGACAAGGCAGAAAACAAAGAAGAGATGTGCCAAATTGTCTCCCAAGCAAAATGGTTTAAAGTCCCAGCCAAAGATATTATCGAACGCTCCAAAGGCAACATTGACTACGGCGATGGTCGCCCGGTCGTGCAAAATAGTCCGCTACTGATGAAGTTCTGGTCAGATAACGCTTCTTATCCCTACAAGAGTCACGACACCTGGTTTCTAACTGAAAACATCCGTTGGGGGAATATTCCTGCTGACACCAATGTTAAAGAACTCGTTGACAAAGTGAACCGGGAAGACCTCTGGAAAGAGGCAGCCAAAGCACTAGGCGTTCCTGCTTCAGAAATTCCGACTAGCAGTTCTCGCGGTGTTGAAACGTTCTTTGATGGCGTCAAATTTGACCCCGAAAAGCCAGAGGAATACTTGAAGAGTCTCAAGATTAAGAAGGCATAA
- a CDS encoding ferredoxin--nitrite reductase: MTSTATPTASLNKFEKFKAEKDGLAVKAEIEHFAQVGWEAMDETDRDHRLKWVGIFFRPVTPGKFMMRMRMPSGLLTSDQMRMLAEIVQRYGEDGSGDITTRQNIQLRGVRIEDVPEIFRRLERVGMTSIQSGMDNVRNITGSPVAGIDADELFDTRSLVQQVQDMITNHGEGNKAFSNLPRKFNIAIAGCRDNSVHAEINDLAFVPAYKNGVFGFNVLVGGLFSAKRCDAAIPLNAWVHPDDVVEVCRAVLEVFRDRGPRSNRHKARLMWLIDELGLGQFRALVEEYLEKPLQPAAEKDEIDWEKRDHIGVYPQKQPGLNYVGLHVPVGRLYAQDMFDLARMAEVYGNGEMRFTVEQNVIIPNIPDSRLDACLAEPLLERFSINPDPLARSLVSCTGSQFCNFALIETKNRALATIEELGAELSLTKPVRIHWTGCPNSCGQPQVADIGLMGTKVRKNGKTLEGVDLYMGGTVGKEAHLGTCVQKSIPCEDLKPVLRNLLIEQFGATPRF, translated from the coding sequence ATGACAAGCACAGCCACGCCCACAGCAAGTCTTAATAAATTTGAAAAATTCAAAGCAGAGAAAGATGGTCTGGCGGTAAAGGCAGAAATTGAACATTTTGCCCAGGTTGGCTGGGAGGCGATGGACGAAACAGACCGCGACCACCGACTCAAGTGGGTAGGGATTTTCTTCAGACCCGTTACGCCCGGAAAATTTATGATGCGGATGCGGATGCCCAGCGGTCTCCTCACCAGCGATCAAATGCGAATGCTCGCCGAGATTGTGCAGCGTTACGGCGAAGATGGCAGCGGCGACATCACCACCCGGCAAAATATCCAACTGCGGGGAGTCCGAATCGAGGATGTGCCAGAAATTTTCCGACGGTTAGAGCGAGTCGGGATGACCAGCATTCAGTCGGGAATGGATAACGTCCGCAACATCACAGGTTCGCCAGTTGCGGGGATTGATGCGGATGAATTGTTTGATACGCGAAGTCTGGTGCAGCAAGTCCAGGACATGATTACGAATCATGGGGAAGGCAACAAAGCTTTCAGCAATCTGCCCCGGAAATTCAATATTGCGATCGCCGGTTGTCGCGACAACTCGGTTCACGCTGAAATCAACGACCTTGCCTTCGTCCCCGCTTACAAAAATGGCGTCTTCGGGTTTAATGTCCTCGTCGGTGGTTTGTTCTCTGCCAAACGGTGCGATGCTGCCATTCCCCTCAACGCTTGGGTGCATCCCGACGATGTTGTAGAGGTATGCCGAGCTGTTTTAGAAGTTTTTCGCGATCGCGGTCCCCGATCGAATCGGCACAAAGCACGGCTGATGTGGCTGATCGATGAATTGGGGTTAGGACAATTCCGAGCCTTGGTAGAAGAATATCTGGAGAAGCCCCTCCAACCAGCCGCCGAAAAGGACGAAATTGACTGGGAAAAGCGCGACCACATCGGCGTGTACCCCCAAAAGCAACCCGGCTTAAACTACGTCGGCTTACACGTTCCCGTGGGGCGTCTCTATGCCCAGGATATGTTTGACCTGGCTCGGATGGCTGAAGTTTACGGCAACGGCGAAATGCGGTTCACCGTTGAGCAAAATGTCATCATCCCGAATATTCCTGACTCGCGCTTAGACGCCTGCTTAGCCGAACCCCTGCTAGAACGATTCTCGATCAATCCCGATCCTTTAGCGCGATCGCTAGTCTCCTGCACCGGGTCACAGTTCTGCAACTTTGCCTTAATTGAAACTAAAAACCGCGCCCTGGCAACGATTGAAGAACTGGGAGCAGAATTATCTCTAACTAAACCCGTGCGGATTCACTGGACTGGTTGCCCCAACTCCTGCGGTCAGCCTCAAGTCGCCGACATCGGTTTGATGGGGACGAAAGTTCGCAAAAACGGCAAAACCTTAGAAGGTGTCGATCTTTACATGGGTGGCACAGTTGGTAAAGAAGCCCATTTGGGTACCTGCGTCCAGAAAAGCATTCCCTGCGAAGACCTCAAACCTGTATTGCGGAATTTATTGATCGAACAGTTTGGGGCGACCCCTCGTTTCTAG
- a CDS encoding DICT sensory domain-containing protein: MIIPTSVLADLLQVLPQLRPQMYFKSSLIALSHAMEDQVLASLDQHLVIASFQRERFYRQEAHRYRRIAERTEQLYVLAAPETDFSNSSEAYETVAFEPTDGLSQEWHLVVIGQNYATCLVCRERNLTEDGRSRQGVRGKTAARKGIAPAFSPSRRTSDLPRTTSRLRMSSFEGIDPARRFEGIWTFDRQVSCIVAELLLNRISQYRPELAQKLAQARNIYGIPSRGEFLENSFGKTDREAANRQNFLVQNSVQPQAAKEPSAQTPESLTDNPDPFVQCLVTYLQAGQYKLLKAYRSISAQERKERLVNSITAAIRRGSHTGQPLHPDEILSIAVQELGQALFACRCLIYRAGEIDTSATINHEFLKVTDNGNSRLASALGQNWPLQENPLFQEVVQNRERVYVADTHIDPRIVGVSAGISVGVSELPSNRPLQTLASRFAIQSWLMMPVLYQDRLLGIVELHHCGATPYEWQDDELELVEAISIQIAGALIQAEAYANLEDLNQQLEALDRTRSNLVAITGHELRTPLSTIQVCLESLASEPDMPPEMRQVMLSTALTDAERMRKLVQDFLTLSRLESGRVQWHPEPLALPECIDLALSSIRARNSDGQLPKIITKVSDSLPLVRADGEWLVEVLAKLLDNACKFTTAQGKITILAECNDSSMLEVTVADTGRGIEPNRLEAVFDRFYQEEGALRRTTGGTGLGLAICRQVVTGWGGEIWAESAGKDQGSQFHFTVPIAARHSAVSSL, translated from the coding sequence ATGATCATCCCGACTTCTGTGCTGGCAGATTTGCTGCAAGTCCTGCCCCAGCTGCGACCGCAAATGTATTTCAAGTCTTCCTTAATCGCCTTATCTCATGCGATGGAAGACCAGGTTCTGGCATCTTTAGACCAGCATCTGGTGATTGCCAGTTTCCAGCGAGAGCGCTTCTATCGTCAGGAGGCTCACCGTTACCGACGGATTGCAGAACGGACAGAGCAGTTATATGTGCTGGCAGCCCCAGAAACCGACTTTAGCAACAGTTCGGAAGCTTACGAAACTGTTGCGTTTGAGCCAACCGATGGTTTAAGTCAAGAGTGGCACTTAGTGGTGATCGGGCAGAATTATGCTACCTGCTTGGTTTGTCGAGAACGAAACCTAACAGAGGATGGGCGATCGCGTCAGGGTGTAAGAGGAAAGACCGCAGCTAGAAAAGGAATCGCACCCGCGTTTTCCCCTAGCCGCCGCACTTCTGACCTTCCTCGAACCACCTCCCGATTGCGGATGTCATCGTTTGAAGGGATAGACCCCGCCCGCCGGTTTGAGGGAATCTGGACGTTCGATCGGCAAGTCAGTTGCATCGTTGCTGAATTATTACTCAATCGGATTTCGCAGTACCGTCCGGAATTGGCTCAAAAGCTCGCTCAAGCACGAAATATTTACGGCATTCCTTCGAGGGGAGAGTTTTTAGAAAATTCCTTTGGAAAAACCGATCGGGAAGCAGCGAATCGGCAGAATTTTTTAGTTCAAAACTCCGTACAGCCACAGGCGGCAAAGGAACCCTCTGCCCAAACTCCAGAGTCTCTAACCGACAATCCCGACCCCTTTGTTCAGTGCCTAGTCACTTACTTGCAAGCGGGGCAGTACAAGCTGCTCAAAGCTTATCGCTCAATTTCCGCCCAAGAACGCAAAGAACGCCTAGTCAACTCGATTACGGCTGCCATCCGGCGGGGTAGCCATACGGGACAGCCGTTACACCCGGATGAAATTCTATCCATTGCCGTACAGGAATTAGGACAGGCATTGTTTGCTTGCCGGTGTCTAATTTATCGTGCCGGGGAAATCGATACTTCTGCCACGATTAACCATGAATTTTTGAAAGTGACCGATAACGGGAATTCTCGACTTGCCTCTGCACTCGGTCAGAATTGGCCTTTACAGGAAAATCCTCTATTTCAGGAAGTTGTGCAGAACCGAGAGCGAGTTTATGTTGCCGATACTCATATCGACCCTCGCATTGTAGGAGTGTCGGCAGGAATATCGGTAGGAGTGTCGGAACTTCCTTCCAATCGCCCACTTCAAACTCTGGCGAGCCGCTTTGCTATTCAGTCTTGGCTGATGATGCCAGTGCTATATCAGGATCGACTACTGGGGATAGTAGAGCTGCATCATTGCGGTGCTACCCCCTACGAGTGGCAGGACGACGAACTAGAACTTGTAGAAGCCATTTCTATTCAAATCGCCGGGGCGTTGATTCAAGCCGAAGCCTACGCGAACCTGGAAGACCTCAACCAACAGCTAGAAGCTCTCGATCGCACTCGCAGCAACTTAGTCGCAATTACGGGTCACGAACTCCGCACCCCCCTCTCTACTATCCAAGTCTGCCTGGAAAGTCTAGCGAGCGAACCTGATATGCCCCCGGAGATGCGGCAAGTGATGCTCAGTACCGCTCTCACCGACGCCGAGCGGATGCGTAAACTGGTTCAAGATTTCCTCACCCTTTCTCGCCTAGAAAGTGGTCGGGTGCAATGGCATCCAGAACCCCTAGCCCTGCCAGAGTGCATCGATCTTGCCCTCAGCAGTATCCGCGCCCGCAATTCCGATGGTCAGCTACCAAAGATTATTACTAAAGTGTCTGATTCGCTGCCTTTAGTACGAGCGGATGGGGAGTGGCTGGTCGAGGTGCTTGCCAAACTGCTGGACAACGCTTGCAAATTTACAACGGCTCAAGGAAAAATTACGATACTCGCTGAGTGTAACGACAGCTCAATGCTTGAAGTTACGGTTGCCGATACAGGTCGTGGCATTGAACCCAACCGGCTGGAGGCTGTCTTCGATCGGTTCTATCAGGAAGAAGGCGCTCTGCGGCGAACTACTGGCGGTACTGGTCTGGGACTTGCGATTTGTCGCCAAGTTGTCACGGGTTGGGGCGGTGAAATTTGGGCTGAATCCGCTGGGAAAGACCAAGGTAGTCAGTTTCACTTTACCGTCCCTATCGCGGCAAGGCACTCAGCAGTCAGTAGTCTTTGA
- a CDS encoding photosystem I reaction center subunit II PsaD, with product MPETLTGQTPIFGGGTGGLLTKAELEEKYAITWTSPKQQVFELPTGGSAIMNQGDNLLYLARKEYCIMLGGQVLRAKFKINNYKIYRVFPNGEMEYLHPKDGVFPEKVNQGRPYVNKVERNIGSNPEPPTIKFSGRATYDV from the coding sequence ATGCCAGAAACTCTTACTGGACAAACCCCCATATTTGGCGGCGGTACCGGCGGTTTGCTCACCAAAGCTGAACTAGAAGAAAAGTACGCCATCACTTGGACAAGCCCGAAACAGCAAGTATTTGAATTGCCGACTGGTGGCTCTGCCATCATGAACCAAGGTGATAACTTGCTATACCTAGCACGTAAAGAATACTGCATCATGTTAGGCGGTCAGGTACTCCGAGCCAAGTTCAAAATCAACAACTACAAGATTTACCGTGTCTTCCCGAACGGTGAAATGGAGTATCTGCATCCGAAGGATGGCGTCTTCCCAGAGAAAGTCAATCAAGGTCGTCCTTATGTGAATAAGGTAGAACGGAACATTGGCAGCAACCCGGAACCGCCAACGATTAAGTTTAGCGGTCGTGCGACTTACGACGTTTAG